Below is a genomic region from Ziziphus jujuba cultivar Dongzao chromosome 7, ASM3175591v1.
AACttaaacaaccaaatatatataatctcaaCAATAAGTATATTAAAGCTTATAAATAAGGTAAGAAGAATGGAAGCAAAAACCATGACAAGTTTGGATAGCATCTAGATGAATAAAGAAAGAGTATTTATGGTGGCATAGCTTGAATAGTTGGAAAATATAGTGAACAAGATGAAATTTTGGTCATTTTTGCGTGAGAAACATAGTTTTGTAACTAATAACTTAGAAAAAACATAAGGAGAAGATACAGGGGCATAAATGAGGTTGTTTTAGTCTCTTTGGATGAGAGTTGCTCCAATTTAAATCTACAAggcttctttttcattttcctccTCTTCCATTGTTTACTACAACAAACATACATCTTTCTCATGGACTTTTCTCAACTCTTTGTCATTTGGAAATCATACATGGAATACTTCTTCATCCTTAAACATGATTTTCTCTTGTAATAAAAGTTATCAATCAACCTTTATATAAAATAAGCTTCCCTAAATTTGAAACAccattttatacaaaatatagCTAATCGCTTGATTATCCAAAAGGGAGATTACAATGTTGTTTTCTAGAGAATGAGAGTTCTAGATGCCATTCTTGATCATAAACCTATTTTCACCCTCTTTTGGaaatttacccccaaaaaaaaaaaaaaattctttcctTTCCTATTGTGTAGCTTAGAGATGCTTAGCAAAGGAAGAAGACGTAGTGTTAAAAAGCATGCTtctataacattttcaaaacgctctttattttgataattgtgcttcttaaaataaaaaacatcatTGGAAATGCTCTTAACTTTGATATGtttgcatttattattttttttcaaaataattaattatttttagcacAGTTAGTCTCTAGTTTATTTTCCATTCAAAATTCCATTAAATATTAGAGATTAAAATGCAACTTTTAACATAGTTATAAGACCTTGCatataataagcattaaaaagccaaaaagttattggaaactattttttaaattaataattatttaaaaatgtgttaaaagaatatatatcaaaacaatcaatataaaaatttcaaaattttgtaatttttttgttgaaaaaaaaaaatttgtttgattAGATAATTTAGTTGGCATCTCATTCACACCTATATTTGGCAAACACTACGGAAGGGAAATTGTtttcaatgattaaaaaaataaatttgtttcaataaataaatgaaataaggaaaagaaattaagtAGGTTTTaagaataaagtttttttaagaGGATTAATTATTAATCAGTACCCTgatgtttgaatggtatgcgaATCGAATTTTGAAGTTTGGAATTGTGTAAATTGAAtcttgaaatttcaaatttgttgcAAATTGATTCTAAGTAGCAATGTTAATTTCACCATTTGATGATGCTAGCATACTAACATCATAATTcatatttcaacaaaaaaaatttattttataaaaatataaaaataattttttatttttcattatttttatagatttttatttaaaaaattgtatcctattctattttatttaaattaaaattaatcctATTCTAAATGTTTTTAAAcctaaaattaaaccaaaaaataaaaataaaataaaattgaaaattttgatttaataaaaaaaatttatcaggctaaaaattacataaaataatttcactaggtcaaaaattaataatatttttttcacctaaaccagaaaaaaagatcaaaattaattttttttttaaaaattgataatcaaatatataattttttattttataaaataaaaaactgttttaaaatgtaatagTGAAACCTTCCTAATTAAccccttttaaaaaatttattgctttttaaatgttaaaataaatttattattatattcattttcgATTTCACTCATTTTATGTACACATTTGTTGGGAATGGAAACAGAAGTAATTAGAGGGAGTCAGACTGACACAGTGTTCACAAAAACCCCCTATTTGGCTTCACAAGTCACTCATTGTAGGGTTTAGGGTGCGTCTCCCATTTTCTTCTTCGTCTTGTTTGTTGTTTGTGTGCGAGTGCGAAATCAATCAATCAATCCCAGTTATGTCTGTGTATCGCCTCCTGCTCCGCTCTCTTCGCAgcccctcctcctcctcctcctcctcctcctcctcccaaCAAACCTTAACTCCATCTCTCACAGCCCTACTACTCCACACCCTGCAAAACCCCAACCCTAACCCCCACCATGCTCTCCTCCCCCGCCGCTCCTTCGCCTTCTCCTCCGCTGAGGAAGCTGCCGCCGAGCGCCGCCGCCGCAAGCGCCGCCTCCGCATCGAGCCTCCTCTCCATGCTCTCCGGCGAGACCCCCATCCTCCACCCCCTCGCGACCCCAACGCCCCTCGCCTCCCCGACTCCACCTCTGCCCTTGTGGGTCCCCGCCTCAACCTCCACAACCGCGTGCAGTCCCTCATCCGCGCCGGCGACCTCGACGCCGCCTCCGCTGTCGCTCGCCACTCTGTGTTCTCCAACACCCGTCCCACCGTCTTCACCTGCAACGCCATCATTGCCGCCATGTACCGCGCGAAGAGGTACAATGACGCAATTGCCCTCTTCCACTTCTTTTTCAACCAGTCCAATATTGTTCCCAATATTGTCTCTTACAATAACTTGATCAACACCCATTGCGATGAGGGTCGTGTTGATGTGGGTCTCGAGGTTTATCGCCATATCATTGCCAATGCTCCCTTTAGTCCCTCACCTGTCACCTACCGGCACTTGACCAAAGGGCTGATCGATGCCGGTAGGATCGGCGAGGCCGTTGATCTTCTGAGAGAAATGCTGAACAAAGGCCACGGTGCCGATTCCTTGGTTTATAACAACTTGATCTCCGGCTTCTTGAATTTGGGGAATCTGGACAAGGCTAATGAGCTCTTTGATGAGCTTAAGGAACGCTGCTTGGTGTATGATGGGGTTGTGAATGCCACCTTTATGGATTGGTTTTTCAGTAGGGGCCAACATAAGGAGGCTATGGATTCCTACAAGTCTTTGCTTGATAGGCAGTTTAAGATGGTCCCTGCCACTTGCAATGTTCTGCTGCAGGTGTTGCTTAAGCATGATAGGACGACAGAGGCTTGGGCTTTGTTTGATCAGATGCTGGATAATCACACTCCGCCTAATTTTCAAGCTGTCAATTCCGAGACTTTTAATATAATGGTCAATGACTGTTTCAAGCTTGGAAAGTTTGAAGAGGCCATTGCAACCTTCAAGAAGGTTGGAACTAAAGTGAATTCCAAACCTTTTGCTATGGACGTTGCTGGGTATAATAACATCATCGCAAGGTATTGTGAGAATGGGATGTTATCAGACGCCGAGAAATTATTTACAGAATTGTCCGCCAAATCATTATCCCCTGATGTCAATACTTATAGAACTTTGATCGATGCATATTTGAAAGTTGAGAACATAGATAGTGCTTTGAACACATTCAACAGGATGGTGGATGCCGGTTTACGAGTGGTTGCTAGTTTTGGTAATAGGGTGTTTGATGAATTGATCAGCAAAGGCAAAGCTGTGGACTGTGcacagattttgaaaaagatGGGAGAAAAAGATCCTAAACCAGATGCCAGTTGCTATGAGGTTGTGATTAAGGGACTTTGCAATGAAGGAGCATTTGATCCAACCCAGGATTTATTAGAAGACATGTTCAGGTATGGCATTGGTGTTCCTCCAGTTCTGCAGCAATTCGTAAGAGAAGCTTTTGGCAAAGCTGGCTTGAGTGAAGAGATTGAGAGAGTGTTAAGTGCAAGTAGGTGGGGATATGTGCCACGCCCTCAAATAGCACGACCGAGACAGCAGCCATTTGGCCCCTCGCAAACGGCAGGACAGCATCGCCTACCATCAGGACCTCCTCAAATGTCTGCACCACAGCATCCTTCATTTGGATCCCCTCCAATGGGAGGATTGCAACAACCTCCATCGGGGCCCCCTCGGATGAATGGACCTTATCAATGGTCATCAGGACCTTCTCATGTAGTACCACCCCAAAACCCTCCACATGGACACCCTCAAATGGCAGGATCTCTGCAACATCCATCAGGACACACTCAAATGGGAGGACCTCAAAACCCTCCTCCGGTA
It encodes:
- the LOC107434199 gene encoding pentatricopeptide repeat-containing protein At1g10270 translates to MSVYRLLLRSLRSPSSSSSSSSSSQQTLTPSLTALLLHTLQNPNPNPHHALLPRRSFAFSSAEEAAAERRRRKRRLRIEPPLHALRRDPHPPPPRDPNAPRLPDSTSALVGPRLNLHNRVQSLIRAGDLDAASAVARHSVFSNTRPTVFTCNAIIAAMYRAKRYNDAIALFHFFFNQSNIVPNIVSYNNLINTHCDEGRVDVGLEVYRHIIANAPFSPSPVTYRHLTKGLIDAGRIGEAVDLLREMLNKGHGADSLVYNNLISGFLNLGNLDKANELFDELKERCLVYDGVVNATFMDWFFSRGQHKEAMDSYKSLLDRQFKMVPATCNVLLQVLLKHDRTTEAWALFDQMLDNHTPPNFQAVNSETFNIMVNDCFKLGKFEEAIATFKKVGTKVNSKPFAMDVAGYNNIIARYCENGMLSDAEKLFTELSAKSLSPDVNTYRTLIDAYLKVENIDSALNTFNRMVDAGLRVVASFGNRVFDELISKGKAVDCAQILKKMGEKDPKPDASCYEVVIKGLCNEGAFDPTQDLLEDMFRYGIGVPPVLQQFVREAFGKAGLSEEIERVLSASRWGYVPRPQIARPRQQPFGPSQTAGQHRLPSGPPQMSAPQHPSFGSPPMGGLQQPPSGPPRMNGPYQWSSGPSHVVPPQNPPHGHPQMAGSLQHPSGHTQMGGPQNPPPVFPHMTGPQQPPPGPPQMAEPYQPMSQSPRMVGQHELHSGPRQMETPQFSSSGLPQSTEQYHLRPDAPQMSGQHHPPSGPPQMTRQQEVSSEPPQPQVTEQAHSVTFS